The Arachis duranensis cultivar V14167 chromosome 2, aradu.V14167.gnm2.J7QH, whole genome shotgun sequence genome has a window encoding:
- the LOC107474920 gene encoding uncharacterized protein LOC107474920: protein MGLYQGSENWTRPAGSTGLIANRRCKQSGPPLITAGEKIDELAKNRPVKNMVSFHAVNFIVNFHCVVAVFNFIVLWVLLISVIENSINQEATADNNAFVNNNRHVDPPISNDDAANPNSRSANDSQSQGSSNLRGKIDLAWKYVALQTVNGKPQYQYLFCLQVFNGDGIHRMKKYLAKITGDVKKCPKVSYDVEKQMKSLLKEIQTNKKKKKVSFGEEGGDEVEDAIDEAIAQEEQEQQRTSSQQGVGGDPKKKAKVIPPMFAPRTTLGAQPSIKSVLQNKEAIHEVDKRFARWLLDCKIPFNAVMLPYFQDMLDGVGGIGPGYKGPSYDKLRVHLLADLKRESQILVNSYRSAWKETGCTLMTDGWTGQRQRTLINFLVYCSKGLCFVKSVDMSSMIGPNDIVHVVTDNAANYVAAGRLINRKYDNIYWSLCAAHCLNLILKDISSKAHISNLATRASKITIFVYNHTVFLSWLRQKPRWREIVCPGTTRFVTVFITLKSIFDHKKELQALVVDSIFTDHKLGRSTTGRAVSAIILDCNFWDDCFTVCKLVGPLIYLLRVVDADDKPSLGYVYEGMLRIEDTIKEMFRQSKIAYQPYTDIINSRWDKHLKKDLHAATYFLNPKFFFNENYKEAPDVMRGFLDLVTLYCKCNNLDSVQMNSGGEIDADLYQSGGGSSSLYATSLDSSTQQSGNEGEDHPTEADLQQVLAEFDN, encoded by the exons ATGGGTTTAtaccaaggttctgaaaattgGACCAGACCGGCTGGTTCGACCGGTTTAATTGCGAACCGACGATGCAAGCAGTCCGGTCCTCCTCTAATAACTGCTGGGGAGAAAATCGATGAACTGGCTAAAAACCGGCCG GTTAAGAACATGGTTAGTTTTCATGCTGTTAATTTcattgttaattttcattgtgttgtggctgtttttaattttattgtgttGTGGGTGTTATTAATTTCAGTTATAGAAAATAGTATTAATCAAGAAGCAACTGCTGATAACAATGCTTTTGTGAATAATAACAGGCATGTCGATCCTCCTATTTCAAATGATGATGCTGCTAATCCTAATTCCCGTAGTGCTAACGATAGTCAGTCACAAGGTTCTTCTAACCTTAGGGGAAAAATAGATTTAGCTTGGAAATATGTTGCTTTACAAACGGTGAATGGAAAACCAcaatatcaatatttattttgtctaCAAGTTTTCAATGGAGATGGAATTCACAGGATGAAGAAATATCTAGCAAAGATTACTGGAGACGTGAAAAAATGTCCTAAAGTTTCATATGATGTGGAAAAACAGATGAAAAGTTTGTTGAAAGAAATTCAgaccaacaaaaagaaaaaaaaagtaagtttTGGCGAAGAGGGTGGTGATGAGGTAGAGGATGCAATTGATGAGGCAATAGCTCAAGAAGAACAGGAACAGCAGCGTACCTCGAGTCAACAAGGAGTTGGAGgcgatccaaagaaaaaagccAAAGTCATTCCTCCTATGTTTGCACCAAGAACAACTCTAGGAGCTCAACCAAGTATTAAAAGTGTTCTGCAAAACAAAGAGGCGATACACGAAGTTGATAAACGGTTTGCTCGGTGGCTTTTGGATTGTAAAATTCCATTTAATGCTGTGATGTTACCATATTTCCAGGATATGTTGGATGGTGTTGGTGGTATTGGACCTGGTTACAAGGGGCCTTCTTATGATAAGTtaagggttcatttgttggctGATCTTaaaagagaaagtcaaatacTAGTTAATAGTTATAGGAGTGCATGGAAGGAAACTGGATGTACCCTCATGACTGATGGTTGGACAGGTCAAAGACAAAGAACGTTAATCAATTTCTTGGTGTATTGTTCTAAAGGTTTGTGCTTCGTAAAATCAGTAGATATGTCCAGTATG ATTGGCCCTAATGATATTGTGCATGTTGTGACTGACAATGCGGCCAATTATGTTGCTGCTGGTAGGCTTATCAATAGAAAATATGATAATATCTATTGGTCACTATGTGCTGCTCATTGCCTTAATCTTATTTTGAAAGATATAAGCAGCAAGGCCCATATTTCTAACCTTGCAACACGTGCTTCAAAGATCACAATATTTGTGTACAATCATACGGTTTTCTTATCTTGGCTAAGACAAAAACCTCGTTGGAGAGAAATCGTATGTCCTGGTACAACCCGTTTTGTAACTGTGTTTATCACATTGAAGAGTATCTTTGACCATAAAAAGGAGTTGCAAGCATTGGTTGTAGATTCAATTTTCACTGATCACAAATTAGGAAGGAGTACTACTGGTAGAGCTGTGAGTGCTATTATTCTGGATTGCAATTTTTGGGACGATTGCTTTACTGTATGTAAACTTGTGGGCCCTCTGATTTACTTGCTGAGGGTTGTTGATGCTGATGACAAACCATCTTTGGGATATGTTTATGAAGGAATGCTAAGGATAGAAGATACAATTAAGGAGATGTTTAGGCAATCCAAGATTGCATATCAGCCGTACACAGATATTATCAACTCAAGATGGGACAAGCATTTGAAGAAAGATCTTCATGCAGCAACTTACTTCCTGAATcctaaattcttttttaatgaaaattataaagaaGCACCTGATGTTATGCGAGGTTTTCTTGATCTTGTTACCTTGTATTGCAAGTGTAATAATTTGGATTCAGTTCAG ATGAATAGTGGAG GtgaaattgatgctgatttATATCAAAGTGGTGGTGGTAGTAGCAGTCTTTATGCTACATCTCTTGATTCTTCTACTCAACAGAGTGGGAATGAAGGTGAAGATCATCCTACCGAAGCAGATTTGCAACAAGTTCTTGCAGAGTTTGATAATTGA